One Eurosta solidaginis isolate ZX-2024a chromosome 5, ASM4086904v1, whole genome shotgun sequence DNA segment encodes these proteins:
- the UQCR-C2 gene encoding cytochrome b-c1 complex subunit 2, mitochondrial produces MACNASKAPFMRAIAKRGFASNQCPRPLGQAAEVQTTVLNNKLVVATADASLPITRVSIVLRAGSRNESYENQGASHVLRIATGLSTKDSTAFAINRNIQQIGGTLSSTSDRELVTYTVETTANQIETGLRYLQALVQPAFKPWELTDNVPLIKYQVAAVSPRERAIELVHKAAFRTGLGNSIYTPKHQIGKLSSESLLHYVANTFTPSRCAVVGVGIDQNTLSGFAQNLDLQTGSGKSDSATYYGGDTRKDAAGVVAHVAVAGQGGSLVNQKEALAFAVLQQAVGAGAATKRGNINGSFGKALQGAISDAPASFATLNVSYADAGLFGFVVSADSQHIGKAVDALTRALKSGSVSSNDVNRGKAVLKAVLLESYATDSSLIKQITLQAVHTKQVHSIDALFAAIDAVTQQDVQEAAKKAGSSKLSVGAVGNLANVPYASDLA; encoded by the exons atggcatGCAACGCAAGTAAAGCACCATTTATGCGTGCAATCGCA AAGCGTGGTTTTGCATCAAACCAATGTCCTCGTCCATTGGGTCAAGCAGCTGAGGTACAAACTACTGTGCTTAATAACAAATTAGTGGTCGCTACAGCTGATGCTTCTCTGCCGATTACGCGTGTGTCGATAGTGCTGCG AGCTGGATCCCGCAACGAAAGCTACGAAAATCAAGGTGCATCACACGTGTTACGCATTGCGACTGGACTATCTACCAAGGACTCAACTGCTTTTGCAATTAATCGTAACATCCAACAAATTGGTGGTACTTTGAGTTCAACATCCGACCGTGAATTAGTCACTTATACGGTTGAAACTACTGCCAATCAAATCGAAACTGGTTTACGTTATTTACAAGCTCTTGTTCAGCCTGCATTTAAGCCTTGGGAACTTACTGATAATGTACCACTTATAAAATATCAAGTAGCTGCCGTATCTCCAAGA GAGCGCGCAATTGAACTAGTTCACAAGGCCGCTTTTCGCACCGGTCTTGGTAATTCCATTTACACACCAAAACACCAGATTGGAAAGCTGTCAAGCGAATCTTTGTTGCATTACGTCGCAAACACTTTCACACCAAGTCGCTGCGCTGTTGTTGGTGTGGGTATTGACCAAAATACTTTATCAGGTTTCGCACAAAATCTTGACCTGCAGACTGGAAGTGGAAAATCTGATTCTGCTACTTATTATGGCGGCGATACGCGCAAGGATGCAGCAGGTGTTGTTGCACATGTCGCAGTTGCTGGTCAAGGTGGTTCGCTGGTGAATCAGAAAGAAGCTCTAGCATTTGCTGTCTTGCAACAAGCTGTAGGTGCCGGTGCTGCTACCAAACGTGGTAATATTAATGGTTCATTCGGTAAAGCATTGCAAGGCGCCATTTCTGATGCACCAGCTTCGTTTGCCACCCTAAATGTTTCATATGCAGATGCGGGTCTTTTTGGATTTGTAGTATCTGCTGATTCCCAACATATTGGCAAG GCCGTAGATGCTCTAACACGCGCTTTGAAATCAGGCTCGGTATCATCCAATGATGTCAATCGTGGTAAAGCTGTATTGAAAGCTGTCTTATTGGAGAGCTATGCTACCGATAGTTCTTTGATCAAACAAATTACTCTCCAGGCAGTGCACACTAAACAAGTTCATAGCATTGATGCATTATTCGCTGCTATCGATGCTGTTACTCAGCAGGATGTGCAAGAG GCTGCCAAGAAAGCTGGCTCATCAAAGCTGTCGGTTGGAGCTGTAGGCAATTTGGCCAACGTACCATATGCATCAGATCTagcttaa
- the Syx8 gene encoding syntaxin-8: MSLLDVDSWSRECEACSVLNQAILHKLEQSEKLQENSAEYNGLIAAIQLELKQFEGEVKELKQKLDILEEARSIDPKELAHRKQQVYILQTQLVQVGRRTAQDTRWERAELFAQPSHSGACNSSENTSPTAEPLSNLNDLKQRQIDILERQNRGLEALSETISRQKNLASQLGQEVESQNDILDTLADTMDRVDTRVHLATGNISEVNRRDSTWGYWFVIIMLFVSILIVAVI, encoded by the exons ATGTCGTTGTTGGATGTTGATTCGTG GTCAAGAGAGTGCGAAGCATGCTCGGTACTTAATCAAGCAATTCTGCATAAGCTGGAGCAGAGCGAGAAACTACAAGAGAATTCGGCTGAATATAACGGACTTATCGCTGCAATACAATTAGAACTGAAACAGTTCGAGGGTGAGGTGAAGGAGCTCAAGCAAAAGTTGGATATATTAGAAGAAGCACGCTCAAT AGATCCCAAAGAGTTAGCGCACAGAAAGCAGCAAGTGTATATACTGCAAACGCAGTTGGTACAAGTAGGTCGAAGAACCGCACAAGATACACGATGGGAGCGCGCCGAATTGTTCGCCCAACCATCACACTCTGGAGCCTGTAACTCAAGTGAAAACACATCTCCAACAGCAGAGCCATTAAGTAACTTGAACGATTTAAAACAGCGGCAAATCGACATATTAGAACGCCAAAATCGTGGCTTAGAAGCTTTATCTGAAACAATTTCTAGGCAGAAAAATCTTGCTTCTCAGTTAGGCCAAGAAGTAGAAAGTCAGAACG ATATACTCGATACTTTAGCTGATACTATGGACAGGGTTGATACGCGTGTGCATTTGGCGACTGGCAACATAAGTGAAGTAAATCGTAGAGATAGTACGTGGG gctaCTGGTTCGTAATTATTATGTTATTTGTTTCCATTCTCATTGTAGCAGTTATTTAA